The following proteins are encoded in a genomic region of Bicyclus anynana chromosome 12, ilBicAnyn1.1, whole genome shotgun sequence:
- the LOC112042880 gene encoding F-box only protein 28, which translates to MVSTRQMSSVGGGSGSSDGAGPSQAEPVAVARVTRHSSALLPGGSSPHASTSRALLPAPKAFTTNLLDLPVEVLEKIFRYVGFKSVSHLRTVNRHFNTVCSGILNSTFQRLQNQMLHRFQAIKAKMPRRESARRSHPLACESDIIETLHMRLSLLQMTFGKHIERKHCCFFPGEILDEVYSVLSYLKTTTKLARPYKVTDELFDLTTMAMEYFKEHIEPFLPEITYFSTDFFDITTAFSPGESSKSYMCLDSPPPSGFEASPATATESGRRPSVNLYMEESLPPSPPPPQSNMVLRKRIHRIKQGMKKYNDQLSALRSDLRSCKRKTALQQKQIAEQQKQIAEQQKQTMEYANRLDDYDKKNEETSRKFQTLLQELNKCKTELQYWRSRSPAVPPLCAECGASLRLSPALAQWAAGSSAEASEETASGSKDAAVDTPVEAPKADAKEGEEAAGTPPARRRASADAPHTPDRKKRRLTRPRKL; encoded by the exons ATGGTGTCGACTAGGCAGATGAGTAGTGTCGGGGGCGGCAGCGGGAGTAGCGACGGAGCGGGGCCCTCTCAAGCGGAGCCCGTGGCCGTGGCGCGTGTCACACGCCACTCCAGCGCCTTGCTCCCGGGGGGGTCGTCTCCCCACGCGAGCACTTCAAGAGCTCTGCTCCCGGCCCCCAAGGCGTTCACGACTAACTTGCTCGATTTACCAGTCGAAGTTTTAGAAAAGATATTTCGTTATGTAGGATTCAAAAGTGTCTCACACCTCAGGacg GTGAATCGGCATTTCAATACTGTGTGTAGTGGAATTTTAAATTCCACTTTTCAAAGATTGCAAAATCAAATGCTGCATAGATTCCAGGCTATTAAGGCAAAGATGCCCCGAAGGGAGTCTGCCCGGAGGAGTCATCCTCTTGCCTGCGAGTCTGACATCATTGAAACATTGCATATGAGATTAAGTTTACTACAAATGACCTTTGGTAAACATATAGAAAGGAAACATTGCTGCTTTTTCCCAGGAGAG ATCCTTGATGAGGTGTACAGTgtattatcatatttaaaaactacaacAAAACTGGCAAGGCCTTACAAGGTTACCGATGAGCTGTTTGATTTGACTACAATGGCAATGGAATACTTTAAGGAGCACATTGAGCCTTTCTTACcagaaattacatattttagtaCAGACTTCTTTGATATCACCACAGCTTTTTCAC CCGGCGAGAGCAGCAAGTCGTACATGTGCCTGGACTCGCCGCCGCCCAGCGGGTTCGAGGCGTCGCCGGCGACGGCTACGGAGTCGGGGCGGCGCCCCTCCGTCAACCTGTACATGGAGGAGAGCCTGCCGCcctcgccgccgccgccgcagtCCAACATGGTGCTGCGCAAGCGGATACACCGCATCAAACAGGGCATGAAGAA GTATAATGACCAATTGTCGGCGCTGCGAAGTGACCTCAGGAGCTGTAAGCGCAAGACGGCGCTGCAGCAGAAGCAAATAGCGGAGCAGCAGAAGCAGATCGCAGAACAGCAGAAGCAAACGATGGAGTACGCCAACCGGTTAGATGACTACGATAAGAAGAATGAGGAAACTAGTAGAAAATTTCAGACATTATTGCAG GAGTTGAACAAGTGTAAGACAGAGCTGCAGTACTGGCGCTCCCGCTCGCCCGCCGTGCCGCCGCTGTGCGCCGAGTGCGGCGCCTCGCTGCGTCTCTCGCCCGCTCTGGCGCAG TGGGCGGCAGGCTCGAGCGCCGAAGCGAGCGAGGAGACAGCGAGCGGCAGCAAAGACGCAGCAGTGGACACGCCCGTGGAGGCGCCGAAAGCGGACGCCAAGGAGGGCGAGGAGGCCGCCGGCacgccgcccgcgcgccgccgcgcctCCGCCGACGCGCCGCACACGCCCGACCGCAAGAAGCGCCGCCTCACGCGCCCTAGGAAGCTATGA
- the LOC112042875 gene encoding max-like protein X, whose product MYSQCGSSGSIQNIHQTPSSSNHNSEDEDDSGDNKASAISFKERRREAHTQAEQKRRDAIKKGYDSLQELVPTCQQTDASGYKPSKAAVLQKSIDYIQYLLQQRRRQEDERNALRKDVVALRIMQANYEQIVKAQHSVPGHSEQRLTDQDKFLVFQGVMDKLFDSFESVPTNNFAEFSAGVFNWLEEYCKPQSLRTLVHGVLREQSYTP is encoded by the exons aTGTATTCCCAATGTGGAAGTAGTGGATCTATTCAAAATATTCATCAAACACCGTCTTCATCCAACCACAATTCGG aagaTGAAGATGACAGCGGCGATAACAAAGCGTCAGCAATCAGCTTCAAAGAACGAAGGAGAGAGGCGCATACTCAG GCTGAGCAAAAACGAAGAGACGCTATAAAGAAGGGTTATGACTCATTGCAAGAACTTGTGCCCACTTGTCAGCAAACTGATGCATCAGGATACAAGCCTAGCAAGGCAGCT GTACTTCAAAAGTCAATAGACTACATCCAGTACCTATTGCAACAACGCAGACGACAAGAGGACGAGCGCAACGCACTGCGCAAAGACGTCGTCGCTCTACGCATAATGCAGGCCAATTACGAGCAAATTGTGAAGGCGCAACATTCAGTGCCAGGCCACAGTGAACAGAGGCTTACTGATCAAGACAAGTTTCTAGTG TTCCAGGGTGTAATGGACAAGCTTTTCGACTCATTCGAATCAGTTCCAACAAACAACTTTGCAGAGTTCTCTGCAGGCGTTTTCAACTGGCTCGAGGAATACTGCAAACCCCAGTCACTACGGACATTAGTCCACGGCGTGCTGAGGGAACAAAGCTACACACCCTAG